One Pseudopipra pipra isolate bDixPip1 unplaced genomic scaffold, bDixPip1.hap1 HAP1_SCAFFOLD_47, whole genome shotgun sequence genomic region harbors:
- the LOC135408440 gene encoding fas-binding factor 1 homolog, translating to MADSVEDVLADLLGFDEDPPVPPSCGSRLTCIQVSSRGALEEDPGGKFPEDDVGETQDLDDLDAEILGISRSRPRLAGAGTGAGKSLGKQLDPEEGAPSVPPRGGLGDLVDSPGGAGKAPGMSDSPRLHTGRGSAGKILEQPEKGESGTEKGESRTDPEELEQPGPWEELDFPVGSYEPSVASEGRPGQRRGHRIPGGIGLFPKVPRGSGGGAAWLGLKDEEFPGSGARDEDFLGLGPKDKDIPGLGSRNEDFLGLGPKDENFPRLGPKDKEFPGLEPKDKEFPGLGLKDKNFPRSEPKDKDFPGLGSKDKDLPGLGSRNEDFPGLGLKDKEFPGLGLKDKNFPRLGPKDKDIPGLGSKNEDFPGLGPKDENFPRLGPKDKEFSGLGPKDKDFPGLGSKDKKLPRSEPKDEDFPGLGSRDEDFLGLEPLAGADPGPTLEQNWLSSVLARKRARERHSQPSGSPGKEPEGVEEMDQHSRESRRCPSQDTILQSQPFQKDPGALPSQPFQRDPGALPAPPLQDPGAFPSQPFQRDPGALPSQPFQRDPGAFPSQPFQRDPGAFPSQPFQRDPGAFPSWPFPAPGAFLAFPANPGSGSILGTLPARVAELELQVRALELERSLFLESLQRRHQDLDLLESPHRSPGKVGEEQRERPRILTRSQDGSSPPCQDHSPSQDLPLSKDHPTAQDHCQDPSTAQDHPRSRDHPPSQERDEQLTVLQARLCQQQQEQSRLQEALAALESRLGEQEQLLEQERRRAEAEHSKAESLRKALEEQRQLSAQLLSMERAALDEAKGAWLEEQRVALRECSEGRRRLEKAWAEFQSRERLSQERSEHLESALRNLDKEQAALRFRARELRSQEERLEREREALEDSRRELRLDREKVLRDTERLRQREQEVQALAELSERRSRDGERALREARNVEAEQRERLRAGREQLEQLREQEQRLEQDRLSLAQQRRQLQRLRQELSPQELSVPGAGTLLGTARERPIPKDVIPGDRLHIPLAPAAPGTPGLLPGFLPPVGMILGGTRDTLSGSAALQGHLLLLKHRARMDHDFLESESFFLENLRKGP from the exons ATGGCAG ATTCCGTGGAGGACGTGCTCGCGGATCTCCTGGGATTCGATG AGGATCCTCCCGTTCCCCCTTCCTGCGGATCCCGACTCACCTGCATCCAGGTGAGCTCCAG GGGGGCCCTGGAGGAGGATCCTGGCGGGAAATTCCCTGAAGATGACGTGGGAGAGACACAG GACCTGGATGATCTGGATGCAGAAATCCTGGGAATCTCCAGATCCAGGcccaggctggcaggagctgggacaggggcagggaaaagccTTGGGAAGCAGCTGGATCCTGAGGAAG gtgcccccagtgtcccccccaggGGTGGCCTCGGTGACCTCGTGGATTCCCCGGGAGGAGCCGGGAAAGCCCCGGGAATGTCGGACAG CCCGCGGCTCCACACGGGAAGAGGCTCCGCAGGCAAAATCCTGGAGCAGCCGGAAAAGGGGGAATCCGGGACAGAAAAGGGGGAATCCAGGACGGATCccgaggagctggagcagccag GGCCGTGGGAAGAGCTGGATTTTCCTGTGGGATCCTACGAGCCCTCCGTGGCCTCCGAGGGGCGGCCGGGCCAGAGGAGGGGGCACAG GATTCCCGGCGGGATCGGCCTCTTCCCGAAGGTCCCGAGGGGCAGTGGGGGTGGGGCCGCCTGGCTGGGGCTGAAGGATGAGGAATTCCCAGGATCCGGAGCCAGGGACGAGGATTTCCTGGGATTGGGACCCAAGGACAAGGATATCCCAGGACTGGGATCCAGGAATGAGGATTTCCTGGGACTGGGACCCAAGGATGAGAATTTTCCAAGACTGGGACCCAAGGACAAGGAATTCCCGGGACTGGAGCCCAAGGACAAGGAATTCCCAGGACTGGGATTGAAGGACAAGAATTTCCCAAGATCTGAACCCAAGGACAAGGATTTCCCAGGACTTGGATCCAAGGACAAGGATCTCCCAGGATTGGGATCCAGGAATGAGGATTTCCCGGGATTGGGACTCAAGGACAAGGAATTCCCAGGATTGGGATTAAAGGACAAGAATTTCCCAAGATTGGGACCCAAGGACAAGGATATCCCGGGATTGGGATCCAAGAATGAGGATTTCCCAGGACTGGGACCCAAGGATGAGAATTTCCCAAGGTTGGGACCCAAGGACAAGGAATTCTCGGGATTGGGACCCAAGGACAAGGATTTCCCAGGACTGGGATCGAAGGACAAGAAGCTCCCAAGATCAGAACCCAAGGATGAGGATTTCCCAGGATTGGGATCCAGGGATGAGGATTTCCTGGGATTGGAGCCACTGGCAGGAGCCGATCCCGGCCCGACCCTGGAGCAGAACTGGCTGAGCTCAGTCTTGGCCCGGAAAAGAGCCCGGGAGAGACATTCCCAACCCTCTGGGAGCCCGGGAAAAGAGCCAGAGGGGGTGGAGGAGATGGATCAGCATTCCCGGGAGAGCAGGAGATGCCCTTCCCAGGACACCATTCTCCAATCCCAACCATTCCAGAAAGATCCAGGGGCTCTCCCATCCCAACCATTCCAGAGAGATCcaggagctctgccagccccacCACTCCAGGATCCAGGAGCATTCCCATCCCAACCATTCCAGAGGGATCCAGGGGCTCTCCCGTCCCAACCATTCCAGAGGGATCCAGGGGCATTCCCATCCCAACCATTCCAGAGGGATCCAGGAGCATTCCCATCCCAACCATTCCAGAGGGATCCAGGGGCATTCCCATCCtggccattcccagctccaggagcattCCTGGCATTCCCGGCCAATCCCGGCTCCGGCTCCATCCTGGGCACTCTCCCGGCGCGGGTGGCGGAGCTCGAGCTCCAG GTCCGGGCACTGGAGCTGGAGCGGAGCCTCTTCCTGGAGAGTCTCCAGAGGCGGCACCAGGACCTGGATCTGCTGGAGAGCCCCCACAG GAGTCCAGGGAaggtgggagaggagcagcGGGAGAGGCCACGGATTCTGACACGGAGCCAGGATGGGAGTTCCCCCCCGTGCCAGGATCACTCCCCATCCCAGGATCTGCCCCTCTCCAAGGATCACCCCACAGCCCAGGATCACTGCCAGGATCCCTCCACGGCCCAGGATCACCCCAGATCCCGGGATCACCCCCCGTCCCAGGAGCGGGATGAGCAACTCACAG tgctccaggcccggctgtgccagcagcagcaggagcagagccggCTCCAGGAGGCCTTGGCTGCCCTGGAATCCcggctgggagagcaggagcagctcctggagcag GAGCGCCGCAGGGCTGAGGCCGAGCATTCCAAGGCGGAATCCCTGCGGAAGGCGCTGGAGGAGCAGCGGCAGCTCTCGGCTCAGCTGCTCTCCATGGAAAGGGCGGCGCTGGATGAGGCCAAG GGCGCGTGGCTGGAGGAGCAGCGGGTGGCGCTCCGGGAATGCTCCGAGGGGCgcaggaggctggaaaaggccTGGGCGGAATTCCAGAGCCGGGAGAGGCTGAGCCAGGAGCGCTCGGAGCACCTGGAGTCGGCCCTGAGGAACCTGGACAAG gagcaggcagcgCTGCGGTTCCGGGCGCGGGAGCTGCGTTCCCAGGAGGAGCGGctggagcgggagcgggaggcGCTGGAGGATTCCCGGCGGGAGCTGCGGCtggacagggagaaggtgcTCCGGGACACGGAGCGGCTCCGGCAGCGGGAGCAGGAGGTCCAGGCCCTGGCCGAG CTCTCGGAGCGGCGGTCCCGGGATGGGGAACGGGCTCTTCGGGAAGCCCGGAATGTGGAGGCGGAGCAGCGGGAGCGGCTCCGGGCGGGgcgggagcagctggagcagctccggGAGCAGGAGCAGCGTTTGGAGCAG GACCGGCTGAGCCTGGCgcagcagcggcggcagctCCAGCGGCTCCGGCAGGAATTGTCCCCGCAGGAATTGTCAGTGCCCGGCGCTGGGAccctgctgggcacagcccgGGAGCGGCCGATTCCGAAGGACGTGATCCCGGGGGACCGGCTCCACATCCCCCTGG CTCCAGCGGCCCCCGGCACTCCGGGATTGCTCCCGGGATTCCTGCCTCCCGTGGGGATGATCCTGGGGGGCACCAGGGACACCCTGTCGGGATCGGCTGCGCTCCAGGGGcacctcctgctgctgaaaCACCGGGCACGGATG GACCACGATTTCCTGGAGAGCGAGAGCTTCTTCCTGGAGAACCTGAGGAAAGGGCCCTGA
- the UBL5 gene encoding ubiquitin-like protein 5: MGATSGVATVASLPVPAAALRALGRFPRMIEVVCNDRLGKKVRVKCNPEDSIRDLKKLIAAQTGTRWDKIVLKKWYTIFKDHVTLGDYEIHDGMNLELYYQ, encoded by the exons ATGGGCGCCACTTCCGGCGTCGCTACCGTTGCGTCACTTCCGGTTCCGGCGGCGGCGCTGAGGGCGCTCGGGAG GTTTCCCAGGATGATCGAGGTTGTCTGTAACGACCGCCTGGGGAAGAAGGTTCGGGTCAAGTGCAA ccccgaggaTTCCATCCGGGACCTGAAGAAGTTGATCGCGGCACAGACGGGCACCCGCTGGGACAAGATCGTCCTCAAGAAATG gTACACCATCTTCAAGGACCACGTGACCCTCGGGGACT ATGAGATCCACGACGGGATGAACCTGGAGCTCTACTACCAGTAG